A stretch of Cucumis sativus cultivar 9930 chromosome 2, Cucumber_9930_V3, whole genome shotgun sequence DNA encodes these proteins:
- the LOC101211284 gene encoding uncharacterized protein LOC101211284, with product MEDRKEKVAPWMSVPQFGDWEQKGGVPDYSVDFSKIRENRKQHKRDLSRASIGNEEELMASSATPTTNTPHSHVDENHQLNPTNSNSPTTRKSILRYFNCCVKA from the exons ATGGAGGATCGCAAGGAG AAAGTTGCTCCCTGGATGAGTGTACCACAATTTGGGGATTGGGAGCAGAAGGGAGGGGTGCCTGATTATTCGGTTGATTTCTCAAAAATAAGGGAAAATAGGAAACAACACAAAAGGGATTTGTCAAGAGCAAGCATTGGGAATGAAGAGGAGCTAATGGCATCGTCAGCCACTCCCACCACTAACACACCTCATTCTCATGTTGATGAAAATCATCAATTGAATCCCACCAACAGCAACTCTCCAACG aCAAGGAAGAGCATATTGAGATACTTCAACTGTTGTGTGAAAGCATGA
- the LOC101211033 gene encoding developmentally-regulated G-protein 3 gives MATVMQKIKDIEDEMARTQKNKATAHHLGLLKAKLAKLRREIIAPSSKGGGGAGEGFDVTKSGDARVGLVGFPSVGKSTLLNKLTGTFSEVASYEFTTLTCIPGVIGYRGAKIQLLDLPGIIEGAKDGKGRGRQVISTARTCNCIIIVLDAIKPITHKRLIEKELEGFGIRLNKEPPNLSFRKKDKGGLNLTSTVTTTHLDLDTVKAICSEYRIHNADITLKYDATADDLIDVIEGSRIYMPCIYAVNKIDQITVEELEILDRLPHYCPVSAHLEWNLDGLLDKVWEYLDLTRIYTKPKGMNPDYEDPVILSSKRRTVEDFCSRIHKDMLKQFKYALVWGSSVKHKPQRVGKEHELEDEDVVQIIKKV, from the exons ATGGCGACCGTTATGCAGAAAATTAAGGATATCGAAGATGAG ATGGCAAGAACTCAGAAGAACAAAGCTACTGCTCATCACTTGGGCTTGCTCAAG GCTAAACTTGCGAAGTTACGGAGGGAAATCATTGCGCCTTCATCAAAAGGAGGTGGTGGTGCTGGTGAAGGTTTTGATGTCACCAAAAGTGGGGATGCAAGGGTTGGTTTGGTTGGTTTCCCTTCCGTCGGAAAATCTACATTGCTCAATAAATTGACTGGTACTTTTTCAGAG GTTGCTTCATATGAATTCACTACTCTAACTTGCATACCGGGTGTAATTGGGTATAGAGGAGCTAAAATTCAG TTACTTGATCTTCCTGGTATTATTGAGGGTGCTAAGGACGGAAAGGGAAGAGGAAGACAG GTTATCAGCACGGCCAGGACATGCAATTGCATTATAATTGTTCTTGATGCAATAAAGCCTATTACACACAAACGTCTAATAGAGAAAGAGCTAGAGGGATTTGGCATCAG GTTGAACAAGGAGCCTCCTAATCTGTCGTTCAGGAAGAAAGACAAGGGTGGGTTAAATTTAACTTCAACTGTAACTACTACCCATCTGGACCTTGACACGGTGAAGGCTATCTGTAGTGAGTACAGAATCCATAATGCTGATATCACTCTTAAATACGATGCAACTGCTGATGATCTCATAGATGTAATTGAGGGTAGTAGAATATACATGCCTTGTATCTATGCTGTTAACAAAATCGATCAAATCACTGTCGAAGAGCTGGAGATTCTGGACAGACTTCCTCACTACTGCCCTGTCAG TGCTCATCTTGAATGGAACCTTGACGGTTTACTAGACAAGGTATGGGAGTATCTTGATTTAACTCGCATCTACACGAAGCCCAAAGGAATGAATCCAGATTATGAAGATCCCGTAATTCTATCATCTAAAAGAAGAACCGTTGAGGATTTTTGCAGCCGTATCCACAAAGATATGCTGAAGCAATTCAAGTA TGCCTTGGTTTGGGGATCAAGCGTCAAGCACAAGCCTCAACGAGTGGGAAAG GAACACGAgcttgaagatgaagatgttGTTCAGATCATTAAAAAGGTGTGA